The following are encoded in a window of Rosa chinensis cultivar Old Blush chromosome 4, RchiOBHm-V2, whole genome shotgun sequence genomic DNA:
- the LOC112199275 gene encoding glycerol-3-phosphate acyltransferase 9, whose protein sequence is MCWVLVLTIGWIIFLSAFIPVHFLLKGHEKLGKNLERCLVELMCSFFVASWTGVVKYHGPKPSMRPKQVFVANHTSMIDFIILEQMTTFAVIMQKHPGWVGLLQKAILESVGCIWFNRSESKDREIVAKKLRDHVVGPDNNPLLIFPEGTCVNNHYTVMFKKGAFELGCSVFPVAIKYNKIFVDAFWNSRK, encoded by the exons ATGTGCTG GGTACTGGTCTTGACTATTGGATGGATAATTTTCCTTTCAGCATTCATTCCTGTGCACTTCCTACTCAAAGGCCATGAAAAATTGGGCAAAAATTTAGAG AGATGTTTGGTGGAGTTAATGTGTAGCTTCTTTGTTGCATCTTGGACTGGGGTTGTGAAGTACCATGGACCAAAGCCTAGTATGCGGCCAAAGCAG GTTTTTGTGGCCAATCATACTTCTATGATTGATTTCATCATCCTGGAACAAATGACGACATTTGCTGTAATTATGCAAAAGCATCCTGGATGGGTTG GATTGTTGCAAAAAGCTATTTTGGAGAGTGTGGGATGTATCTGGTTCAATCGTTCAGAATCAAAGGATCGGGAAATTGTTGCGAAGAA ATTAAGGGATCATGTGGTGGGGCCTGACAATAACCCTCTCCTTATATTTCCCGAAGGAACTTGTGTAAACAATCACTACACTGTTATGTTTAAGAAG GGTGCATTTGAGCTTGGCTGCTCAGTTTTCCCTGTCGCAATTAAGTACAATAAAATTTTCGTTGATGCATTCTGGAACAGCAGAAAGTAA